The Candidatus Binatus sp. genomic interval GCAAAGATGCATCGCGACGTGAATCGACTTGGGCCGATCGGCCAGTGCGTCGTTGATCAGATTTGGAAAGACGTCGAACAGGACCTTGTTCGGATCGATTCCGCTGCGGCTGATCTGTTCGCGCCGTTTCGGATCGCAATACATCGCGATTGGAACTTCGTCGATCTGCACGTAGCGGCATCCCGCCGCCGCCAGCGCCGGCAATTCCTTGCGGTACGCATCGACGACGTCCGCCCGCAGCAGCGCAAGATCCGGATACACTTCTCGATTCACGTTGCCTCCATCGACGGAGTAAACGCTGGTCGGCGACGGCAAGGTCATCTTCACGGTCCGCTTTGTGAGCGATTGCGTGAACTTGAATTCGTCGGCGTGCACCGGCGCCTGCCAGCGCAATCGATCGTGAATCTTGAGCAGCGGCACCGCGATCTTGCTGCCCTTGTCGTCGATAAAAAACATGCGATCGATTTCGTAATAGACCGAGGCGCCGCCGAGTCCGCGGCACACAAAATCGGTGTAGAACACGCCGCGGCGATATTCGCCGTCGGTGATCGATTGGAGTCCGACGTCCTCCTGGAAAGCGACCACCTTGCGGATAAAATCGTCTTCGAGTTTGCGCAGTTCGGCGGCGGACAATCGTCCGGCTTCGTTTTCCGCGCGCGCTTTCAGCAATTCGGGCGGCCGCAACAGGCTGCCGACGTGCTCCGCTCGAAACGGAGGATTATGCGGTGCTGACGTTGCCATAACTGACTCCTTGCGTTGACGCATCGGCGAATTGCTCCGATCTCCGGGAGCCTGCGCACCCTTAATCGAAGCGTGATCCAAATGATCGCCGACGGATTCAGTCGCAAGCTAGGCGACGCGTTCGAGCACGAACACCGGTATCTGCCGCGTCGTCTTTTTCCGGTAGTCATTGAACATGGGCAGCAGCGCGGCCTGCTGATTGTACAATCGTTCGCGGTCGTCGCCAGTCGCGATACCGGCCTTCACCTTGAATTTTTCGGCGCCGATTTCGACCGTCGCCGTCGGATGCGTCTTCAGGTTGTGGTACCAATCCGGATTATTCGGCGCGCCCGCCATCGAAGCGATAATCACGTACCGGTCGCCATCCTTAGAATAAACCAGCGGCGTGGTGCGAGCCTGGCCGCTTTTTGCGCCGGTGGTCGTGATCAGGATCATCGGCGCATTGGCGAACATGCCGCCGACCTTGCCGGCGTTGGCGCGAAACTCTTCGATGATCTTGCGATTGAATTCATGCCGCTCATTCATATTTTTCGCTCCAGCGAGAAAATTTCAGTGCATCTTCGAACACGCTGCCCGCGTGCGATTTGCTAGACCTCGAGCAGTTCGCGGGTCTGCTTGATCGTCGCGACTTCATGGCCCATCGCGCGAATCATCGCCGCGGCGCGCTCGACAATCTGCGGATTCGATAGCTGGCCGTCGTTTGCATACTGATAGTCTTCGAGTCCGACCCGGACATGTCCGCCGAGGCTCACGATCGTCGGCACCATCGGCAGATTGTCGCCGCCGAGCGTCGCGGCAAACCAGTTGCATCGCACGCCCTTGATCATTTCGAGATACGCCTCGAGGCTTTTGAGCGTCGGCGGCAGCCCGAAGGATTGCTCGTCGCCGCCGAGGTAGAATTTCAGAATCAGCGGTTCGGTGAGCAGTCCCTGATCGAGAAAGACCAGCGCGGCGCGCAGAAATCCGGGTTCGAAAATCTGCAGCGTCGGACGGAGCCCGAGTTCGCGCGAGGTCTCGAGAAAATAGCGGCAGGTCTCAAAGCTGTTGAGATAGACAAAGTTCGCGCCGCGAATTTTTTTGGCGACGCGATCGTAGGTTGCGAGGTTCACCGACCCCAAGTCCGCGCCGCCGAGATCCGGCTTGGTCGCGGGATCCTTGGATAGCGCAACGAAATGGCTGAAGCGCTCGGCCGGCGTGCCGTTGAATGGAAACGTCGGCCAGAGTAGCGGATCGCACACCGCGCGCGTGCGCCGGTAAACTTCGGAGTAGTACGGGACGTCCTGCACCCAGCGCCCCGTCTCCGGATCGCGCACGTGAAAATGAATAAGCGCAGCGCCCGCCCTGGCGGTCGCGATTGCGTCGTTGGCGATCTGTGCGGGCGCGTACGCGATATTGGGATTCAGCTCGCGCATCGCGTTGCCGTTGATCGCCGCCTCGATCATCACTGGTCTGCCCATCGTGATTCGCTCTCTTGGTTCCGAATCAACCTCGCATCCGCTGCGCTCCGGACTCGGTACTCTGACCTGAATTGCGATTCCGCCCTTCGGCCCGAATCGGCTGCGCTGCGCTCGTGCCTCGCGAAAGCTCGGCTTCGATCGTGCCACATATGTCACAAGGTCCGCCGCGACGGCAAACGTCCGACCGCCAGCGGGGAAAGGAAAATAGAAAGCGCGGCTAGGGAAAAGTCGCGGCCTTCGCGCTACCGGCCACCGGCAAGCCTGCGATTTTTGCCACTGGCGAATCCGCTCGCGCGTACAACAGCGCGATGTCGTCGCGATAGATGAGTCGCCAATCGCGGCGCGAGTCCATCAATTTTCGCGCGGCGAGGTCCGGCGGGATCAACACGTACTCGGTCGGATAATTGTCGAGCGCTATCTGCGCCCCCGGCTGCAGATAGTTGAAAGCAAAAAACTCGACCAGCACATTTTGCGGATACATCGTGTCATAGCGCCCATCGATGAAAACTTTCGAATTCGGCGCGAGATGCCAGATCAGATATTCGCCCCACGAAAAAAGGCTCAGAAAATTGCCGTGAAGCCCGCGCTGCCTGATGAACTCCGTTGCCGCGACCGGATACGGCATGCCGGCCTCGAGGCGATTCGAAAAAAAATCTCCGCGAACCAGCAGTAGCGCGGCGAGGATCGCGAAGATCACCCGGCTCGCGCGCGACGCCGATCTTGTCGGACTCGCGTTCGCGAGTTGCGGCCAGCCTCCGCTGAGCGCGGCCGGCAGATGACGCGCGAGTGGCGCCGCGATCGCGATCACCGCGATCGGTACGTTGCGCACCGACACGATCGCCGCCGCCGACATCACCGTCGCGATCACCACGAGCGGCAAATCGCCAAGCTTTGGCGTAAGCACGAACGAGAAAAATAGCGCCGCCATCAACAGCACCGCGATTTCGTAGAACATCACCGTCAGCGGCTCGGTATGCCATCGCGACCCGATCGAGAGCCACAGATTCTGCCAGTCCGCGACCACGATTCGCGTGTATGGATTCGCCAGCGCATGCAGCACCGCGCGCCAGGCGCCGATTCCATAAGGAGTCGCCAGGGTTGCGAGCGTCGCGAGCGCAGTGATCGATCCGAGCCGCATCAAATTGGCGAAGCCGCGGCCCGCGGCGAAATCCTGAGCGCAGCAAACGATCGTATAAATCGCAAGCGTCGCGACACCGAGGACGAATCCGCCATGCAGATTCGCCCACGCCGCGAGCATCGGGATCGCGAGCCAAAGCGGCGCTCGTCCCCGATACGCATCGCGCGCCAGCAGATAGATAAGTCCACTCAGCATCGCGAAGGTGAACGCCTGCGGCCGAAATTGCATCTGCACGTTCATCGTGACCGCCGCCGAGATCAGGATCGCGAACTGGAGCCACGGCGATGCGCCCGTTTCGCTTTCCGCCGCCGCGATGAAGCTTACCGTGAGCGCGGCGCAAGCGAACTTCATCAGCTTGAGACCAAACACGCCGAGCGAGTTGTAGAGCACGCCCATTATCAACTCGGAGAGCCACTCGTGATTCAGCCAGAGATGGCCCGCTGCCGAGTACGAATACGGATCGCGCCAGACGAGATGGCCCTGGCGCAGCACTTCCTGGCCGAAACGAACGTGCCCCCACAAATCCGGATCGGCGAAGCGCGACCAATCCGCAACGGCGATCGCAAACAGCACCAGCGCAGGCGAATAGCGCAGCAGCGAGATTCGTTCGCGATCTATGGAGGTCCCTCCGCGCGCCTGAACACGGCGACACCGCGAAAGCGTGAGATCAGGCGCGGATAACTCCGGCGATATTTCCGCACCGCGTCGGATGTGAGGTTTTGATCCGCGATGATTAACACGGCCGGCGCTGGCGATTTCGGATCGTGACGCATCGCGCGCTCGCGATGCTCTTGCGGCAAATAATATCTCAGCACTTCGATCGCATAGGTCGGCACCACGGTCATCGTTTCGCCGGGCTTGAGTTCGGCGTCGGCAGCGGCAATCGCCTCGCGATACTGCGCATCGTGGGATTTGCGTTGATACGAATAGATATGACCGAGCGACAGCGCGACGGCGATCGCGAGCGCCGCGATTC includes:
- a CDS encoding 3-keto-5-aminohexanoate cleavage protein — protein: MGRPVMIEAAINGNAMRELNPNIAYAPAQIANDAIATARAGAALIHFHVRDPETGRWVQDVPYYSEVYRRTRAVCDPLLWPTFPFNGTPAERFSHFVALSKDPATKPDLGGADLGSVNLATYDRVAKKIRGANFVYLNSFETCRYFLETSRELGLRPTLQIFEPGFLRAALVFLDQGLLTEPLILKFYLGGDEQSFGLPPTLKSLEAYLEMIKGVRCNWFAATLGGDNLPMVPTIVSLGGHVRVGLEDYQYANDGQLSNPQIVERAAAMIRAMGHEVATIKQTRELLEV
- a CDS encoding nitroreductase family deazaflavin-dependent oxidoreductase translates to MNERHEFNRKIIEEFRANAGKVGGMFANAPMILITTTGAKSGQARTTPLVYSKDGDRYVIIASMAGAPNNPDWYHNLKTHPTATVEIGAEKFKVKAGIATGDDRERLYNQQAALLPMFNDYRKKTTRQIPVFVLERVA
- a CDS encoding 5-methyltetrahydropteroyltriglutamate--homocysteine S-methyltransferase gives rise to the protein MATSAPHNPPFRAEHVGSLLRPPELLKARAENEAGRLSAAELRKLEDDFIRKVVAFQEDVGLQSITDGEYRRGVFYTDFVCRGLGGASVYYEIDRMFFIDDKGSKIAVPLLKIHDRLRWQAPVHADEFKFTQSLTKRTVKMTLPSPTSVYSVDGGNVNREVYPDLALLRADVVDAYRKELPALAAAGCRYVQIDEVPIAMYCDPKRREQISRSGIDPNKVLFDVFPNLINDALADRPKSIHVAMHLCRGNNQSGWLTEGGYDPVAEMLFNQINVDSYLMEYDTERAGTFEPLRFVPKNKSVVLGIVSSKLPQLESKDALKRRIDQAAKYIDLDQLGLSPQCGFASTAPGNKLTPDQQKAKLQLVVEVAREVWG